Below is a window of Armatimonadota bacterium DNA.
ACGTCTTCCAAGTCCATCTGGAGACCGAGGTCGCCGCGAGCGACCATGACCGAGTCGCTGGCGTCGATGACGTCGTCGAGGTCGCGCAGCGCTTCCTTGGTCTCGACCTTTGCGACCAGCTTGACCGAGGGGTCGAGATTCGAGACCACGTCGCGCAGGCGGCGCATGTCGTCTCCGTCCTTCACATAGCTGAGTGCGATGAAGTCGACCCCGTACCTGACCGCCTCTTTCACGTCTTCCAGGTCTTTCTCGGTCATGCAGGGCACGTCGAACGACTTGCCGACGAGCGTGATCCCTTGGCGGGACTTGACTTTGCCGCCCGTGACGACCTTGGCCTCGAAGACGCCCTTGTCGCCGACCCCGAGCTTGACCTCCACCTCGCCGTCACCGAAGAGGACGCGATCGTTCTTGGCCATTGCGGCGAAGATGGCGTCGTCCTTCATCGGAAGCATCGCGCCGGGGCCGTGGCCCATCGTGACCGATGCGCCCGCCACGAGGTTCAGCACCCCTCCCGCCACGTCGCCGATCCGAAACTTCGGGCCCTGGAGGTCGGCTAGAACGGCAATGGGGGAAAAGCCGTCATGGAGCTCCCGGATCCAGCGGACGAAGTCGCGCTTTTGCTCCCAGTCGCCGTGGCTACAGTTGAGCCTGGCGACGTTCATGCCCGCGTCCTTGAGGGCGGCGATCGACTCCTGCGTCGCCACGGCCGGGCCCATGGTCGCGACGATCTTCGTGCGGCGCTTCATGCGGTGCCCAGTATGGCGGAAACCCAGGGACCGCCTGTTCGCGGCACTGGACAGGACCGCTTGACCGCACCTAGACTCCTCATGATCGCAGGCTAAAGCGAGACACGGCACCGGGTCACGACCTGGTTGGAGACGAAGCCAAACGTTAATGTCTGGCCTCTAGCCGCGATATCCTGACCACGATTCCTCTCGAATGGTTCTCCATAAGAAAGAAATATGAATGATCTTGACAAAACAGTGCGATTCGCGCTTAGAATGAGAGGATGGCCATCAAGCTGTCGAAACGGCACAGGGCCCTGCTCGAAAGCCTGGCGGGGGGCTACAGCGTCAACGAGACGTGCCATTACTTGCGCCTGAGCGAAGAAGACCTGAAGGACCTCTGGGCGGAGGTGGCGGAGAGGGTGCAGACGTCGGCGCCGCAGAC
It encodes the following:
- the pyk gene encoding pyruvate kinase: MKRRTKIVATMGPAVATQESIAALKDAGMNVARLNCSHGDWEQKRDFVRWIRELHDGFSPIAVLADLQGPKFRIGDVAGGVLNLVAGASVTMGHGPGAMLPMKDDAIFAAMAKNDRVLFGDGEVEVKLGVGDKGVFEAKVVTGGKVKSRQGITLVGKSFDVPCMTEKDLEDVKEAVRYGVDFIALSYVKDGDDMRRLRDVVSNLDPSVKLVAKVETKEALRDLDDVIDASDSVMVARGDLGLQMDLEDVPLAQKRIIRRSHLAGKPVITATQMLESMLVNARPTRAEVSDIANSILDGTDAVML